In Sorghum bicolor cultivar BTx623 chromosome 8, Sorghum_bicolor_NCBIv3, whole genome shotgun sequence, one genomic interval encodes:
- the LOC8058139 gene encoding receptor-like protein 12, giving the protein MLVILLQIHTIYTLSVAVTANSASMSMSTPPVPCLVEQASSLLRLKHSFSSAVGDLTTFQSWIAGTDCCSWEGVSCGNTDGRVTSLDLGGRQLQAGGGLEPALFNLTSLSHLDLSGNDFNMSQLPSTGFEQLTALTHLDLSDTNFAGSVPSGIGRHSGLVYLDLSTSFYEYDYDTENKALHYSYSIWQLSVPNMATLLANLTNLEELHLGMVNLSASGAGWCNDLATFNPKIQVLSLPYCSLGGQICKSLSALRSLRVIELHYNHLSGSVPEFLASAFPNLTVLELSRNKFEGQFPPIILQHKMLQTVDISENLGISGVLPNFTEDSSLENLFVNNTNFSGTIPGSIGNLKSLKKLGLGASGFSGILPSSIGELKSLELLDVSGLQLVGSIPSWISNLTSLRVLRFYYCGLSGPVPPWIGNLTNLTKLALFSCNFSGTIPPQISNLTQLQMLLLQSNSFIGTVQLSAFSTMQNLTVLNLSNNELQVVDGENSSSLMALQKLEYLRLVSCRLSSFPKTLRHLNRIQGLDLSDNQIHGAVPEWVWENWKDIILLNLSHNKFSSLGSDPLLPVRIEYFDLSFNNFTGPIPIPRDGSVTLDYSSNQLSSIPLDYSTYLGITRFLKASRNNLSGNISTLICGKFRNLEVIDLSYNNFSGAIPSCLMKDVSKLQVLNLRGNKLAGELPDNVNKGCALEVLDLSGNWIEGKIPRSLVACKNLQLLDIGGNQISDSFPCWISALPKLQVLVLKSNKFTGQLLHPSYDTVDGNKCTFIELRIADISSNNFTSTLPEGWFMMLKSMMTRSDNEALVMQNQYYHGQTYQFTTTTTYKGKSMTIQKILRTLVLIDISNNAFCGTIPESIGDLVLLLGLNMSHNALAGPIPSQFGSLKQLESLDLSSNELSGEIPEELASLNFLSTLNLSYNMLAGRIPESSQFSTFSNSSFLGNTGLCGLPVSKQCSNQTETNVLHALDNDFEDVLLFMFTALGFGIFFSITVIVIWGRDSTK; this is encoded by the coding sequence ATGCTGGTCATTCTCCTGCAAATCCACACCATATACACACTTTCTGTTGCCGTGACGGCCAACAGCGCCTCCATGTCCATGTCCACACCCCCAGTTCCCTGCCTTGTGGAGCAGGCCTCCTCGCTCCTCCGTCTGAAGCACTCCTTCAGCTCAGCCGTCGGAGACTTGACCACCTTCCAGTCATGGATCGCCGGCACGGACTGCTGCAGCTGGGAAGGCGTCAGCTGCGGCAACACAGATGGACGAGTAAccagcctcgacttgggcggccgcCAGCTGCAAGCCGGCGGCGGCCTTGAGCCAGCGCTGTTCAACCTGACCTCGCTCAGCCACCTCGACCTCTCCGGCAACGACTTCAACATGTCCCAGCTCCCATCCACCGGGTTCGAGCAGCTCACCGCTCTCACCCACCTTGACCTCTCCGACACCAACTTTGCCGGCTCCGTCCCGTCCGGCATCGGCCGCCACTCAGGCCTCGTCTACCTTGACCTCTCCACCAGCTTCTATGAGTATGACTACGACACTGAGAACAAAGCCTTGCACTACTCGTATTCCATATGGCAGCTCTCGGTGCCAAACATGGCAACTTTACTGGCCAACCTCACAAATCTGGAGGAGCTCCATCTGGGCATGGTGAATTTGTCCGCCAGCGGCGCAGGTTGGTGCAACGACTTGGCCACATTCAACCCTAAGATCCAGGTCTTAAGCTTACCTTACTGTTCGCTTGGGGGGCAAATATGTAAATCACTCTCAGCACTGAGATCACTCAGAGTGATCGAGCTCCATTACAACCACCTGTCTGGCTCAGTGCCAGAGTTCTTGGCTTCTGCCTTCCCTAACCTGACGGTTCTTGAGCTTTCCAGAAATAAGTTTGAAGGGCAGTTCCCTCCGATCATCTTGCAGCACAAGATGTTACAAACTGTTGACATCTCTGAGAATCTTGGGATCTCTGGTGTTCTGCCAAATTTCACGGAGGACAGCAGCTTGGAAAATCTGTTTGTCAACAACACAAACTTCTCAGGTACAATACCAGGTTCTATAGGCAATCTAAAGTCTCTCAAGAAGTTAGGCCTTGGTGCAAGTGGATTTTCTGGGATACTGCCTTCTTCAATAGGTGAGCTCAAATCCTTGGAGCTGTTAGATGTGTCAGGGTTACAGCTAGTAGGATCCATACCCTCATGGATATCAAACCTGACTTCTCTCAGGGTTCTCCGGTTCTATTACTGTGGATTATCTGGACCAGTGCCTCCTTGGATAGGAAATCTAACGAATTTAACAAAATTAGCACTTTTCAGTTGCAACTTCTCTGGGACGATACCTCCACAAATCTCAAATTTGACCCAGTTACAAATGCTTCTGCTCCAGTCAAATTCTTTCATAGGAACAGTGCAGCTATCCGCATTCTCAACCATGCAAAATCTAACTGTCCTCAATCTTTCAAATAATGAACTGCAAGTGGTGGATGGAGAAAACAGCTCCTCACTCATGGCGTTACAAAAACTTGAATACTTACGACTAGTGTCTTGCAGACTGTCTAGCTTCCCCAAAACTTTGAGGCACCTCAACAGGATCCAAGGTCTTGACCTCTCGGATAACCAAATCCATGGCGCAGTACCTGAGTGGGTATGGGAGAATTGGAAGGACATTATCCTTTTGAACCTGTCACATAATAAGTTCAGTAGTCTTGGTTCTGATCCTTTGCTTCCTGTTCGCATAGAATACTTTGATCTCAGCTTCAACAATTTCACTGGACCGATACCTATTCCACGAGATGGCAGTGTCACACTTGATTACTCGAGCAACCAATTATCATCCATCCCTCTTGATTACTCTACTTACCTTGGAATTACTCGCTTTTTAAAGGCCTCCAGAAACAACCTGTCTGGAAATATCTCAACATTGATTTGTGGCAAATTTAGAAATCTAGAAGTTATCGATCTGTCCTATAACAACTTCAGTGGTGCAATCCCATCTTGTTTGATGAAGGATGTCAGCAAACTTCAAGTATTAAATCTAAGAGGAAATAAACTTGCTGGAGAGTTACCTGATAACGTTAACAAAGGCTGTGCACTTGAGGTGTTAGATTTAAGTGGCAATTGGATTGAAGGGAAAATACCCAGATCTCTTGTTGCTTGCAAGAATCTACAGCTACTTGACATTGGAGGCAACCAGATAAGTGACTCTTTCCCATGTTGGATAAGCGCACTTCCTAAACTTCAAGTTCTTGTCCTCAAATCTAACAAGTTCACTGGACAGCTGCTACATCCATCATATGATACAGTAGACGGAAACAAATGTACATTTATAGAACTGCGAATTGCCGATATCTCTTCAAACAACTTCACTAGCACATTGCCAGAAGGATGGTTTATGATGCTCAAGTCAATGATGACCAGGTCTGATAATGAGGCATTAGTCATGCAAAATCAATATTACCATGGGCAAACATACCAATTTACAACTACAACAACATATAAAGGGAAGTCCATGACCATCCAGAAGATATTGAGGACCCTTGTGCTGATTGATATCTCAAACAATGCATTCTGCGGTACCATCCCTGAGTCCATTGGGGATCTTGTGCTCCTTCTTGGGCTCAACATGTCTCATAATGCTCTAGCAGGGCCAATTCCATCTCAATTTGGAAGCTTAAAGCAACTTGAATCATTGGACCTCTCCTCAAATGAGCTTTCTGGTGAGATCCCAGAGGAGCTAGCATCACTGAACTTCCTTTCGACTTTGAATCTGTCCTACAACATGCTAGCTGGACGAATACCAGAGTCATCTCAGTTCTCCACATTTTCCAATAGCTCTTTTCTGGGGAACACTGGCTTGTGTGGACTTCCAGTGTCCAAACAATGCAGCAATCAAACAGAAACTAACGTGCTACATGCTTTAGACAACGACTTTGAAGATGTCCTGCTCTTCATGTTCACTGCGTTGGGATTTGGCATCTTCTTTTCAATTACAGTCATAGTGATATGGGGAAGAGACAGCACAAAGTAA